In Thermotomaculum hydrothermale, a single genomic region encodes these proteins:
- a CDS encoding MTAP family purine nucleoside phosphorylase, translating to MPNKIAIIGGSNLFNSELVKDMKEERIITPFGTVEVFIDEKTMLIQRHGKKNVPPHAINHKANLYAIKSRDFKKIIAINSVGSLKPYIKPGEVCLVSDFISFYNIITVDADKRIHITPVLSETINQKIENCLGEKFKRVIYWQTTGPRFETPAEIRLMAQYADVVGMTMASECTIACELGLQYASICVVDNYANGISETNIDFDEFNRLVLQNQKTVDKMLKELVKCQF from the coding sequence ATGCCAAATAAAATTGCAATTATAGGGGGGAGTAATCTCTTTAATTCAGAGCTTGTAAAGGATATGAAAGAGGAAAGGATTATAACCCCATTCGGCACTGTTGAAGTATTCATTGATGAAAAAACAATGCTAATTCAAAGGCACGGGAAAAAGAATGTGCCTCCCCACGCAATAAATCACAAAGCAAACCTGTATGCCATTAAATCAAGGGATTTTAAAAAAATAATTGCAATAAATTCAGTCGGCTCTCTCAAGCCTTACATCAAGCCAGGTGAGGTTTGTCTTGTTAGCGATTTTATCTCTTTTTACAATATTATAACTGTTGACGCCGACAAAAGAATTCATATTACTCCTGTGCTTTCAGAAACGATAAACCAGAAAATTGAAAACTGCCTTGGAGAGAAGTTTAAAAGGGTAATTTACTGGCAGACAACAGGACCAAGGTTTGAAACCCCGGCAGAAATCAGGCTAATGGCACAATATGCCGATGTTGTTGGAATGACTATGGCAAGTGAATGCACTATTGCCTGCGAATTAGGGTTGCAGTATGCATCAATCTGCGTTGTTGACAATTACGCAAACGGGATATCAGAAACAAACATAGACTTTGACGAATTTAACAGGCTTGTCCTTCAAAATCAAAAGACTGTGGATAAAATGTTAAAGGAGCTTGTAAAATGTCAATTCTAA
- the speB gene encoding agmatinase, producing MRFMGSKKSIENCKIVLRGYPFDGTASFKSGQRFAPADVRLNSEGIETYSPLFDVDIEQDINFYDAKDLSLPFGNTEKALQLIEEDSKKYFEQGRILFGIGGEHLVTLPLVKACYSVYPDLHLIHFDAHADLREEYLGEKLSHATVMRRILDFLPANRFHQFFIRSGTKDEFNFMKENKTLKKNPENVVRLIGEKAPVYITIDMDVLDPSVFPGTGTPEPGGIDFNTLIDTISRFKNLNIVGIDFMELSPDIDNTEISTITVCKLIRECMGVIHAK from the coding sequence ATGAGGTTTATGGGAAGCAAAAAATCTATTGAAAACTGTAAAATAGTCTTAAGGGGATATCCCTTTGACGGGACAGCGTCTTTCAAGTCAGGGCAGAGGTTTGCCCCTGCCGATGTAAGATTAAACTCTGAAGGGATTGAAACCTACTCCCCGCTTTTTGATGTTGACATTGAACAGGACATAAACTTTTACGATGCAAAGGATTTAAGCCTTCCATTTGGAAATACAGAAAAAGCGTTACAGCTTATTGAGGAAGACTCAAAAAAATACTTTGAACAGGGGCGCATACTTTTTGGAATTGGAGGGGAACACCTTGTAACATTGCCTTTAGTTAAAGCATGCTATTCAGTTTATCCAGATTTACACCTAATTCACTTTGACGCACACGCTGATTTAAGGGAAGAATACCTTGGGGAAAAATTATCCCATGCAACAGTGATGAGAAGGATTTTGGACTTCCTTCCTGCCAATAGGTTTCACCAGTTTTTTATCCGCTCAGGGACAAAAGATGAGTTTAACTTTATGAAAGAAAATAAAACATTGAAGAAGAACCCGGAAAATGTTGTCAGGCTTATTGGGGAAAAAGCTCCTGTTTATATTACAATTGATATGGATGTATTAGACCCGTCTGTTTTTCCAGGAACAGGCACCCCAGAACCTGGCGGTATTGATTTCAATACCCTTATTGACACAATTTCAAGATTTAAAAATTTGAATATTGTCGGGATTGACTTTATGGAATTATCTCCCGACATTGACAATACGGAAATTTCAACCATTACAGTATGCAAACTAATTAGAGAATGTATGGGGGTTATCCATGCCAAATAA
- the queF gene encoding preQ(1) synthase: protein MPQAEGLILPFDGKDKIRKDYLETIDFDGKPQLIAYSTDEFSAVCPFSGLPDIAEVVVKYIPDGKIVELKSLKYYFISFRNVGVYQEEATSIIFNDLKELLNPKFLSVYTKYNIRGGIEAECYIETENEEEALKKYVHEVEK, encoded by the coding sequence ATGCCGCAGGCTGAAGGATTGATTTTGCCGTTTGACGGAAAAGATAAAATTAGAAAGGATTACCTTGAAACAATAGATTTTGACGGAAAACCTCAATTAATTGCCTACTCTACCGATGAGTTTTCCGCAGTATGCCCTTTTTCCGGGTTGCCTGACATTGCAGAAGTTGTGGTTAAGTATATTCCAGATGGAAAGATTGTTGAACTTAAATCTCTCAAGTATTATTTCATCTCTTTCAGGAATGTTGGGGTTTATCAGGAAGAGGCCACTTCCATTATTTTCAATGACTTAAAAGAATTACTTAACCCAAAATTCTTAAGCGTTTATACAAAGTACAACATAAGAGGTGGCATTGAAGCGGAGTGCTATATTGAAACGGAAAACGAAGAAGAAGCATTGAAAAAATATGTACACGAGGTTGAAAAATGA
- the radA gene encoding DNA repair protein RadA, giving the protein MAKNSFFECEHCGYKSRKWLGKCPDCGSWNSFIEVKEQSKKINKRSLASNLSSPKPINKINSAEYSRIDTGIEEFNRVLGGGFVPGSLTLLGGEPGIGKSTLMLQISNNIAVKGQVLYFSGEESPSQIKLRAERIGSINQNILLSGEVVLENIVEQIKSVNPLFVVIDSIQTMFSSELTSAPGTVSQIREVTTRLLFEAKNSGIPVLIIGHITKEGAIAGPKTLEHIVDTVLYFEGDRFQSRRLIRAIKNRFGSTNELGLFEMTSKGLLPVGNPSEFFIGERPDDTTGSAIVCAVEGTRALLVELQALVTESAFGTPRRMAIGIDINRLHLLLAIIEKRLDYLIGRDDVYINVAGGLTINEPSVDLGIAFAVVSSFLNKPLDKHTVFIGEIGLSGEIRSVSAINQRLNEAANLGFKKAIIPDTREKIDSKVNRKIELIKVKSLKQAFDLVF; this is encoded by the coding sequence ATGGCTAAAAACAGTTTCTTTGAATGTGAACACTGTGGATATAAATCAAGAAAATGGCTTGGAAAATGTCCAGATTGTGGCTCATGGAATTCATTTATAGAGGTAAAAGAGCAATCAAAAAAAATAAATAAGCGCTCGCTTGCAAGTAATTTATCCTCTCCAAAGCCTATAAATAAGATTAATTCTGCCGAGTATTCAAGAATTGACACTGGAATTGAGGAGTTTAACAGGGTTTTAGGGGGAGGATTTGTTCCAGGCTCGTTAACCCTTTTAGGGGGAGAACCGGGAATAGGGAAATCAACATTAATGCTTCAAATATCAAATAACATTGCTGTAAAAGGGCAGGTTTTATACTTTTCAGGAGAGGAATCCCCTTCCCAGATAAAACTGAGAGCGGAAAGGATAGGTTCAATTAATCAAAATATTCTGCTTTCAGGAGAGGTTGTACTTGAAAACATAGTTGAACAGATTAAAAGTGTTAATCCTTTATTTGTTGTTATAGATTCAATTCAAACAATGTTCTCTTCTGAGTTAACATCGGCACCTGGCACTGTTTCCCAGATAAGAGAAGTTACCACAAGGCTTTTATTTGAAGCTAAAAATTCAGGCATACCTGTGCTGATAATAGGCCATATAACAAAAGAGGGAGCCATTGCAGGGCCAAAAACACTGGAACACATAGTTGATACAGTTTTGTACTTTGAAGGGGATAGATTTCAATCCAGAAGGCTTATAAGAGCAATTAAAAACAGATTTGGTTCAACAAATGAATTGGGGCTTTTTGAAATGACATCAAAGGGGCTTTTGCCTGTTGGAAATCCATCAGAGTTTTTTATAGGGGAAAGGCCGGACGACACAACAGGCTCTGCAATTGTCTGCGCAGTTGAGGGGACAAGGGCATTGCTTGTTGAATTGCAAGCTCTGGTTACTGAAAGCGCATTTGGTACCCCGAGAAGAATGGCAATAGGGATTGATATAAACAGGCTTCACCTTTTGCTTGCAATAATTGAAAAAAGGCTTGATTACCTTATTGGAAGGGACGATGTTTACATTAATGTTGCAGGAGGATTAACAATAAACGAACCATCGGTTGATTTAGGTATTGCATTTGCCGTTGTGTCAAGTTTTTTAAATAAACCACTTGATAAGCATACTGTTTTTATTGGGGAAATAGGGCTTTCAGGGGAGATAAGAAGCGTCTCAGCAATAAACCAGAGGCTAAATGAGGCCGCAAATTTAGGATTTAAAAAAGCGATTATCCCTGACACAAGGGAAAAGATTGATTCAAAGGTAAATAGAAAAATTGAACTTATAAAGGTTAAATCTTTAAAACAGGCATTTGACCTTGTTTTTTGA
- a CDS encoding MlaD family protein — protein MNSEAKVGLFFVIALIIICFLIIKTGQFEIFGGKKVYQISAILDTASGLDNHTDVRMAGVKIGTVKDIRLKDGKALVIMDIFSDVTLPEGSIVKVTSKGILGDKYIEILPGHGAGKVAANSTLPTEKSVTVDDIMTIVYSVASDLKKITNSLSNTIGTKKGEQQIGEIIENIQKITEDLREITSRNKDNLTDSIDNIKAFTGDLRKEIPVLSKKLDNLMTHLDSVVTENKQDFRETIVNAKESTKKLSKTLDYVESISKKIDEGKGTIGMLVNDEKIGKHFDETLVSFKNAMDAATDYLSAFRDTGVYLGFKSEYMFDVEDSKSYFTIDIVPNTKRYYQVQIIDSPYGKVKENTFEHIITNDDGTVRDHYTETVISTRDSLKFSATIGQQFGDFLVKVGMIESKGGFGLSYLPKGFDGKLSFTVDAWDFSRENNLDPHVKLFVRYKFYKDFFLTAGADDVLESDYSQYFLGVGIRFRDDYFKTLLSNVSIR, from the coding sequence ATGAACAGTGAGGCAAAAGTCGGTTTATTTTTTGTTATTGCTTTAATTATTATTTGTTTTCTTATTATCAAAACCGGCCAGTTTGAAATTTTCGGTGGGAAAAAAGTTTACCAGATAAGCGCCATACTTGATACAGCATCAGGGCTTGACAATCACACTGATGTTAGAATGGCAGGAGTAAAGATAGGCACTGTAAAAGATATAAGACTTAAAGACGGAAAAGCTCTTGTAATTATGGATATTTTCAGCGATGTAACCCTTCCTGAAGGTTCAATTGTAAAAGTAACATCAAAGGGAATTTTAGGAGATAAGTATATTGAAATATTACCTGGGCATGGTGCAGGCAAGGTTGCAGCCAACTCCACCCTTCCAACAGAAAAATCAGTTACCGTTGATGACATTATGACTATTGTCTATAGTGTCGCATCAGATTTGAAAAAAATCACCAATAGCTTAAGCAATACAATTGGCACCAAAAAGGGTGAACAGCAGATAGGCGAGATAATTGAAAATATTCAAAAAATTACCGAAGATTTAAGGGAAATTACTTCAAGAAATAAAGATAATTTAACCGATTCAATTGACAATATAAAGGCTTTTACAGGGGATTTAAGAAAGGAAATTCCTGTTTTGTCCAAAAAACTTGACAACCTTATGACTCATTTAGACAGTGTAGTTACCGAAAACAAACAGGATTTCAGGGAAACCATTGTCAATGCAAAAGAAAGCACCAAAAAGTTAAGCAAAACCCTCGACTATGTTGAAAGTATTTCAAAGAAAATTGACGAGGGCAAAGGCACAATCGGAATGCTTGTAAACGATGAAAAGATAGGAAAACACTTTGATGAAACCCTTGTATCTTTCAAAAATGCAATGGATGCAGCAACAGACTATTTAAGCGCATTCAGAGACACAGGGGTTTATCTGGGATTTAAGAGTGAATACATGTTTGATGTTGAGGATTCAAAAAGTTATTTTACAATTGACATTGTACCTAACACAAAGAGATATTATCAGGTTCAGATTATTGACAGCCCATACGGAAAGGTTAAAGAAAACACATTTGAACACATAATAACAAATGATGACGGTACTGTTAGAGACCATTACACAGAAACAGTTATCTCAACAAGGGATTCTTTAAAATTCTCTGCAACAATTGGACAGCAATTTGGCGATTTCCTCGTTAAAGTAGGAATGATTGAATCAAAGGGAGGTTTTGGACTTTCCTATCTGCCTAAGGGATTCGACGGCAAACTCTCTTTCACCGTTGACGCTTGGGATTTCAGCAGGGAAAATAATCTTGACCCGCATGTTAAGTTGTTTGTAAGGTATAAATTTTACAAAGACTTTTTCCTCACAGCAGGTGCAGACGATGTTCTTGAAAGTGATTATTCACAGTACTTTTTAGGTGTTGGTATAAGATTCAGAGACGATTACTTCAAAACATTGCTTTCAAATGTAAGTATAAGATAA
- a CDS encoding ABC transporter ATP-binding protein, with translation MSLIKLENVYKSFGEKKVLNGLNLEIDKGESLVILGGSGTGKSVLLKHIIGLLKPDKGKVYIDGKDVTNFTKKDWYEIRKRFGMAFQEAALFDFMNVYENVAFPLRRHTNYTEKQIEKRVLECLELVGLRGNEKLLPSELSGGMRRRAGFARAIALNPEILLFDEPTTGLDPILTDQIDTVINDLRNSLDVTCITITHDMVSAFDIADKIAMLYKGEIIFKGTPEEFMKSDLEVIKGFLKGRICEENENQNIRGEV, from the coding sequence ATGAGTTTGATTAAACTTGAAAATGTTTACAAAAGCTTTGGCGAAAAAAAGGTTTTAAACGGATTAAACCTTGAGATAGATAAGGGAGAATCACTTGTAATTTTAGGCGGTTCAGGTACAGGTAAATCAGTTCTTTTAAAGCATATAATCGGATTATTAAAGCCTGACAAAGGCAAGGTTTATATAGACGGGAAAGATGTTACAAACTTTACCAAAAAAGACTGGTATGAGATTAGAAAACGCTTTGGAATGGCTTTTCAGGAAGCGGCTCTCTTTGACTTTATGAATGTTTATGAAAATGTCGCCTTTCCATTGAGAAGGCACACAAATTACACCGAAAAACAAATTGAAAAAAGGGTTTTAGAATGTCTTGAATTAGTTGGATTAAGGGGAAATGAGAAACTCCTTCCATCTGAATTATCAGGTGGTATGAGAAGAAGGGCTGGCTTTGCCAGGGCTATTGCTTTAAACCCTGAAATACTTCTGTTTGACGAGCCCACTACAGGGTTAGACCCAATCCTTACAGACCAGATAGACACTGTAATAAATGATTTGAGAAACTCACTTGATGTTACCTGCATTACAATTACCCACGATATGGTTTCAGCATTTGATATTGCTGATAAAATAGCAATGCTTTACAAAGGTGAGATTATTTTTAAAGGCACACCTGAAGAGTTTATGAAAAGCGACCTTGAGGTAATTAAGGGCTTCCTCAAGGGAAGGATTTGTGAAGAAAATGAAAATCAAAATATAAGAGGTGAAGTATGA
- a CDS encoding MlaE family ABC transporter permease — protein sequence MKFFERIGRWVLKGISASGDYAILNFNTLKYTFKRPFDIKNWFKQMERIGVNSLPVVFLTALFTGMVLALQIYGGFKRFQAESMVGAIVGIALSRELAPVLTGLMVAGRIGSSIAAEIGTMKVTEQIDALEVMGVDPVHYLFVPRVFAGTLMLPLLVGLADLIGIYGGYFLVVNLFHENPYLYMKNVYQYTETWDVVSGLIKSFAFGYIIASVGCYKGLRTKGGAEGVGKSTTEAVVLASLAILIADFFLSKLLF from the coding sequence ATGAAGTTTTTTGAGAGAATTGGAAGATGGGTTTTAAAAGGGATTAGCGCCAGCGGTGATTATGCAATTCTAAACTTCAACACCTTAAAATACACATTTAAAAGGCCTTTTGATATTAAAAACTGGTTTAAACAGATGGAGAGAATCGGGGTAAATTCACTTCCTGTTGTTTTCCTCACCGCTCTCTTCACTGGAATGGTTTTAGCATTGCAAATCTATGGCGGGTTCAAAAGGTTTCAGGCAGAGTCAATGGTGGGGGCTATTGTTGGAATAGCGTTATCAAGAGAGCTTGCACCTGTTTTAACAGGCTTAATGGTTGCAGGAAGGATTGGCTCCTCAATTGCAGCAGAGATAGGCACAATGAAGGTTACAGAGCAGATTGATGCCCTTGAAGTAATGGGGGTTGACCCTGTTCATTACCTTTTTGTGCCGAGGGTTTTTGCAGGCACTTTAATGCTTCCTCTCCTTGTTGGATTGGCGGATTTAATTGGTATTTACGGCGGATACTTTTTAGTTGTAAACCTGTTCCACGAAAATCCTTACCTTTATATGAAAAATGTTTACCAGTACACAGAAACATGGGATGTTGTAAGCGGGTTAATTAAGTCATTTGCCTTTGGGTATATTATTGCATCTGTTGGCTGTTATAAGGGATTGAGAACAAAAGGCGGTGCAGAAGGCGTTGGTAAATCAACAACCGAAGCAGTTGTTCTTGCATCTTTAGCAATCTTAATTGCTGACTTCTTCCTATCAAAACTTCTTTTTTAG
- a CDS encoding pentapeptide repeat-containing protein — protein MGYKAVFLDGTDGLPLVECEVCKIIERNVIEPAVIYVNENEDISNLSEKRINQLIGESKKLNNGQLRCIFHCEKENEIWIENIDEYKEWKEKREKAREEKRKFNEKSPAEWKKNLVDEFWKRIRAYRFAVDYSISTPINILNDVKFDSILVSYYRKKLTNQQKNYYSFNSVIFPKFNRFQGNEKNENKILKKDFNFWYFKEEYKLLKTAYFQGAKFVEEAYFRGSIFQNKTYFQGGNFQLLADFTSSEFQEYVSFSGQRFQGDASFASVKFQSNSSFTNTEFQEEAYFVGAKFIGEINFEKTLFQKHTYFNKVVFQGDTNFWKTKFEGDVNFWKTKFEEDVNFWEAEFKESVNLKEAKFQNKTYFWIVKFKGNISFVGTEFQRDVYFFDSIFEKSLVFRFVTITSKFVIEYNHISRIKSIINTVGSRNLKKYLNKFQDKNSRSHISEIVKEVESKILERLSKEFENNNSIKCIYKIIYEEKEKIFEESQNHQIFDKHIYEIIEKICSEISEELSKYNPLTCLEFFNPQFSPEAQVELRNLNLEVLKFNNLINHSKEFIIFNLKVKEDENNKKNKDGGDPLLEINNSLLNRMRFVNCDFSEAKIKIKNSSLTDCEFVNVDWGEIPEERICPNLFESNPKKAQDIYRQLKLAHDNQKDFIHGNDFYALEMRAYDKYLTEKRKFLKTKKEKNNFNILKDLIIFKISKIASNFGQDWVRVLKWICILVTSLTIINLVDTNKMPSLSYLIFIIFLSGIIFLLMLEECDDTKHCFKIKALVFSLFVYVLGFFSFSQNNTQRIFNIWEFFVTKPLQIVDFIAVTISKIINPWKTIFSSNSLKHIHGYEAFFVFSWIILSYLVYQLIISLRRKIRR, from the coding sequence ATGGGATACAAAGCGGTATTTTTAGACGGAACAGATGGTTTACCGTTAGTTGAATGCGAAGTCTGCAAAATAATTGAAAGGAATGTGATTGAACCAGCAGTAATTTATGTTAATGAAAACGAGGATATTTCTAACCTAAGTGAAAAAAGAATTAACCAGCTAATAGGAGAAAGCAAAAAATTAAATAATGGACAATTACGCTGTATATTCCACTGCGAAAAAGAAAATGAAATCTGGATAGAGAATATTGATGAGTACAAAGAATGGAAAGAGAAGCGTGAAAAAGCCAGAGAAGAGAAAAGAAAATTTAATGAAAAATCTCCTGCGGAATGGAAAAAAAACCTTGTTGATGAGTTCTGGAAAAGAATAAGGGCTTACAGATTTGCAGTTGATTATTCAATTAGCACTCCTATTAACATTTTAAATGATGTTAAATTTGACTCTATCCTAGTTTCTTACTATAGAAAAAAGTTGACAAACCAACAAAAAAATTATTATAGCTTTAATTCAGTCATTTTCCCAAAATTCAATAGATTTCAAGGGAATGAAAAAAATGAAAACAAAATTTTAAAAAAAGATTTCAATTTTTGGTATTTTAAAGAAGAGTATAAATTATTAAAAACTGCATATTTTCAAGGAGCAAAATTTGTAGAAGAAGCTTATTTTAGGGGATCAATATTTCAAAATAAAACATATTTTCAAGGAGGAAATTTTCAATTATTAGCAGATTTCACAAGTTCAGAATTTCAAGAATATGTTTCTTTTAGTGGGCAAAGATTTCAAGGAGATGCATCTTTTGCAAGTGTAAAATTTCAAAGTAACTCCTCTTTTACAAATACAGAATTCCAAGAAGAGGCGTATTTTGTAGGAGCAAAATTTATTGGGGAAATAAATTTTGAGAAGACACTATTTCAAAAACATACATATTTTAATAAAGTGGTTTTCCAAGGAGATACAAATTTTTGGAAAACAAAATTTGAAGGAGATGTAAATTTTTGGAAAACAAAATTTGAAGAAGATGTAAATTTTTGGGAAGCAGAATTTAAAGAGAGTGTAAATTTAAAAGAAGCAAAATTTCAAAATAAAACATATTTTTGGATAGTTAAATTTAAAGGGAATATATCTTTTGTAGGAACAGAATTTCAAAGAGATGTTTATTTTTTCGATTCTATTTTTGAGAAATCACTAGTTTTTAGATTTGTTACAATAACTTCAAAATTTGTTATAGAATACAACCACATTAGTCGCATTAAATCAATAATTAATACCGTAGGTTCCAGGAATCTTAAAAAATATTTAAATAAATTTCAAGATAAAAATTCTAGAAGCCATATAAGTGAAATTGTTAAAGAAGTAGAGTCAAAAATTTTAGAAAGGCTTTCAAAAGAATTTGAAAATAATAATTCTATTAAATGTATTTATAAAATTATTTATGAAGAAAAGGAAAAAATTTTTGAAGAATCTCAAAATCACCAAATTTTTGATAAGCATATTTACGAAATTATTGAAAAAATATGTTCAGAAATTTCAGAGGAACTTTCGAAATATAATCCTTTAACATGTCTCGAATTTTTTAATCCACAATTTTCCCCAGAGGCACAGGTGGAATTAAGAAATTTGAATCTTGAGGTTTTAAAGTTTAATAACTTAATTAACCATTCAAAAGAATTTATTATATTCAATCTTAAAGTAAAAGAAGATGAAAATAATAAGAAAAATAAGGATGGAGGAGACCCACTTCTTGAAATAAATAATTCTCTTCTTAACAGAATGCGTTTTGTAAACTGCGATTTTTCAGAGGCTAAAATTAAAATAAAGAACAGTTCTTTAACAGATTGTGAATTTGTCAATGTTGATTGGGGAGAGATTCCAGAAGAAAGAATTTGCCCTAATTTGTTTGAAAGCAATCCTAAAAAAGCGCAGGATATTTACAGGCAGTTGAAACTTGCGCATGATAATCAAAAGGATTTTATACACGGAAATGATTTTTATGCCCTTGAAATGAGGGCTTATGATAAGTATTTAACAGAAAAAAGAAAGTTTTTAAAAACTAAAAAAGAAAAGAATAATTTTAATATTCTGAAAGATTTAATTATTTTTAAAATTTCAAAAATAGCATCAAACTTTGGACAAGATTGGGTTAGGGTTTTAAAATGGATATGCATTTTAGTAACTTCCTTAACAATTATAAATTTAGTGGATACTAATAAGATGCCTTCTTTAAGTTATTTGATTTTTATTATTTTTTTAAGTGGCATTATTTTTTTATTAATGTTGGAAGAGTGTGACGATACAAAGCATTGTTTCAAAATAAAAGCTTTAGTTTTTAGTTTGTTTGTGTATGTATTGGGTTTTTTCTCTTTTTCTCAAAATAATACACAAAGGATTTTCAACATCTGGGAATTTTTTGTTACAAAGCCATTACAAATTGTAGATTTTATAGCTGTGACTATTTCCAAAATTATTAATCCTTGGAAAACAATTTTTTCATCAAATAGTTTAAAACATATTCACGGTTATGAGGCGTTTTTTGTTTTTTCTTGGATTATACTTTCTTATCTTGTTTACCAACTCATTATTTCACTTCGCAGGAAGATTAGGCGCTAA
- the ribD gene encoding bifunctional diaminohydroxyphosphoribosylaminopyrimidine deaminase/5-amino-6-(5-phosphoribosylamino)uracil reductase RibD, with the protein MFKIEYMQRALYLAERGKGFVSPNPLVGCVIVKDGKVIGEGWHKRFGEAHAEVNAVLDAESKGFSVENSDVYVTLEPCSHFGKTPPCANMLAEKKVKRVFIATLDPNPLVAGRGVEILKSAGIEVFHGFLENEAKNLNKFFFYHIKNKLPYVILKLATTLDGFIGDIDGNSKWITNEKSRKKVHELRSEVDAVLVGSGTVQADNPSLTVRLVEGRNPKKVVLDFSGRLNGDYNVFDENCFLVVLKDRLTEEKREFYLKKRVKIVEVENKDIKLVLEALYKNNIASILVEGGSRVAGMFVESGFINELMLFVAPKILGEGKRAFSISKVFKMDNPLELNGEDGFFSFKFRS; encoded by the coding sequence ATGTTTAAGATTGAGTATATGCAGAGGGCTTTATACCTTGCGGAAAGGGGTAAAGGCTTTGTTTCTCCAAATCCCCTTGTTGGATGCGTAATTGTTAAAGACGGCAAAGTTATAGGAGAAGGGTGGCATAAGAGATTTGGGGAGGCGCATGCTGAGGTAAATGCGGTTTTAGATGCAGAGAGCAAAGGCTTTTCTGTTGAAAATTCAGATGTTTATGTAACTTTAGAGCCGTGCAGCCACTTTGGAAAAACTCCCCCGTGTGCAAATATGCTTGCAGAAAAGAAGGTTAAGCGGGTTTTTATTGCAACCCTTGACCCAAATCCCCTTGTTGCAGGAAGGGGGGTTGAGATTTTAAAGAGTGCGGGAATTGAGGTTTTTCACGGATTTTTAGAAAATGAGGCAAAAAACTTGAATAAGTTTTTCTTTTACCACATAAAGAACAAATTGCCTTATGTTATTTTAAAGCTTGCAACAACCCTTGACGGCTTTATTGGTGATATTGATGGAAATTCAAAGTGGATTACAAATGAGAAAAGCAGAAAAAAGGTTCATGAATTGAGGAGTGAGGTTGACGCTGTTTTAGTTGGAAGTGGCACAGTTCAGGCCGATAACCCATCTTTGACTGTAAGGCTTGTTGAAGGGAGAAATCCAAAAAAGGTTGTGCTTGATTTTAGCGGAAGGCTAAACGGTGATTATAATGTTTTTGATGAAAACTGTTTCCTTGTTGTTTTAAAAGACAGGTTAACAGAAGAGAAAAGGGAATTTTACTTAAAAAAGAGGGTTAAAATTGTTGAAGTTGAGAATAAAGATATTAAACTTGTTCTTGAAGCCCTTTACAAAAACAATATTGCTTCAATTTTGGTTGAAGGGGGAAGCAGGGTTGCCGGAATGTTTGTTGAAAGCGGTTTTATAAACGAGTTAATGCTTTTTGTTGCGCCAAAGATTTTGGGAGAGGGCAAGAGGGCTTTTTCCATTTCAAAAGTTTTTAAAATGGATAATCCCCTTGAATTAAACGGGGAAGACGGCTTTTTTAGTTTTAAATTCAGGAGTTGA
- a CDS encoding riboflavin synthase family protein encodes MFTGIVEEVGKVVSIKTKGDGRIISIEGKRVFEDLKVEDSIAVDGVCQTVFEINGNVFSVFAMNETLKKQH; translated from the coding sequence ATGTTTACAGGCATTGTGGAAGAGGTTGGAAAGGTTGTTTCAATTAAAACAAAGGGAGATGGAAGAATAATCTCAATTGAGGGGAAAAGGGTTTTTGAGGATTTGAAGGTTGAAGACAGCATTGCAGTTGACGGGGTTTGTCAGACTGTTTTTGAGATAAATGGAAATGTTTTCAGCGTCTTTGCAATGAATGAAACTTTAAAAAAACAACATTGA
- a CDS encoding riboflavin synthase, producing MKNLKTGDRVNLERALTLSTRLGGHLVQGHVDCVGIVEGVKKQSNTYLIDIRISKEFEKFTVLHGSVAINGVSLTIARKSGVIITVSLIPYTLENTSLKFLRRGSAVNIETDIVGKYLYQFFKNQKTYDNLSE from the coding sequence TTGAAGAATTTAAAAACAGGGGATAGGGTAAACCTGGAAAGGGCTTTAACATTGTCAACAAGGTTAGGGGGACACCTCGTTCAGGGTCATGTTGATTGCGTTGGAATTGTTGAAGGGGTAAAAAAGCAATCAAACACCTATTTAATTGACATAAGAATTTCAAAAGAGTTTGAAAAGTTCACTGTTTTGCACGGTTCAGTTGCAATAAACGGTGTTTCCCTTACAATTGCAAGGAAAAGCGGGGTTATTATAACCGTGTCTTTAATCCCATATACCCTTGAAAACACTTCGCTTAAATTTTTAAGAAGGGGAAGTGCTGTAAATATTGAAACAGACATAGTTGGCAAATACCTTTATCAATTTTTTAAAAATCAAAAAACTTACGACAATTTAAGTGAATAA